In Thiovibrio frasassiensis, one DNA window encodes the following:
- a CDS encoding GAF domain-containing protein — MHMARKKTKKPVRKLPVAQVETLQTVELILAIARDQFGEVAPRLGDLFRDVADLYAGHWPSHEACAVTYHNLSHSLDVCLAAARMLSGWNRVESARALDQRYFLLGMAAGLFHDAGYIKDKGDHAGDGGKFTLVHVRRSMEIAKKYLTQKKWPPEEVEAVVRIISITEYSHHPDLATLFPDSKLKTMAQMVATADLVAQMADTDYVQRIDDLFAEFKEVYEFENSETLSRQGTKVYKTVQEIKDGTIAFYEQFVLPTLTNLGRMDRYLADFFADGRNPYQENITANLSGHLMDVRSQWRRIGDVLTDLGLASSEQIASALAKQQKLVGKKPDPGKSFNSLLREHLLPWFTARSQEGRCLGDILMEMQAVEPKSLAKGLLAQMLPDSLYASLSPRELHFLLQASILLQNICKGPWILGVVLEMANEILDCEASSILIADLEEKEMLVALPTGPKKNVVYGKGIAMDKGLSGWVYRNGQPARVSNVNADVRFDGGMDKNIDFITRSILAVPLHVNGECIGAVEALNKSDDNFTQHDMNVLAILANMLANVMVGVLCLQTTNP; from the coding sequence ATGCATATGGCACGAAAGAAGACCAAAAAACCTGTCCGGAAATTGCCTGTTGCCCAGGTGGAAACCCTGCAGACCGTCGAGTTGATTCTGGCCATCGCTCGCGATCAATTTGGCGAAGTTGCCCCCAGGCTAGGCGATCTGTTCAGGGATGTGGCCGATCTCTATGCCGGCCATTGGCCCAGCCATGAAGCGTGCGCTGTTACCTATCATAATCTCAGCCACTCCCTCGATGTCTGCCTTGCCGCCGCCCGGATGCTCTCGGGCTGGAACAGGGTTGAATCGGCACGAGCCTTGGACCAGCGCTATTTCCTGCTGGGCATGGCCGCCGGCCTTTTTCATGACGCCGGGTATATCAAGGACAAGGGCGACCATGCCGGAGATGGCGGAAAATTCACCCTGGTCCATGTCCGGCGGAGCATGGAGATCGCCAAGAAATACCTCACGCAAAAAAAGTGGCCGCCCGAAGAGGTGGAGGCGGTTGTCCGGATAATCTCCATCACCGAATACTCGCATCATCCCGATCTTGCCACGCTGTTCCCCGACTCCAAACTGAAGACCATGGCCCAGATGGTGGCCACCGCCGATCTGGTCGCTCAAATGGCGGACACCGATTATGTCCAGCGCATCGATGACCTGTTTGCCGAGTTTAAAGAAGTCTACGAGTTTGAAAACAGTGAAACCTTGAGCCGACAAGGGACCAAGGTTTACAAGACCGTGCAGGAGATCAAGGACGGCACCATTGCTTTTTATGAGCAGTTCGTCCTCCCCACCCTGACAAATCTTGGCCGGATGGATCGTTATCTTGCGGATTTTTTTGCTGACGGGAGAAACCCCTACCAGGAAAACATCACCGCCAATCTTTCCGGCCATCTCATGGATGTCCGCTCCCAGTGGCGCCGTATCGGCGATGTCCTCACCGACCTCGGTTTGGCGTCCAGCGAGCAAATTGCCAGCGCCTTAGCCAAGCAGCAAAAACTTGTCGGGAAAAAGCCGGATCCCGGCAAAAGTTTTAACTCCCTGCTCCGCGAACATCTGCTGCCCTGGTTCACCGCCCGTTCCCAGGAAGGACGCTGTCTGGGCGATATCCTCATGGAAATGCAGGCGGTTGAGCCAAAATCCCTGGCCAAGGGGTTGCTCGCCCAGATGCTGCCCGATTCCCTGTATGCATCGCTTTCGCCCCGGGAACTCCACTTTCTGCTCCAGGCTTCCATCCTCTTGCAGAATATCTGTAAGGGGCCCTGGATTCTCGGGGTGGTGCTGGAAATGGCCAACGAAATTCTCGATTGCGAGGCAAGTTCGATCCTGATCGCGGATCTCGAAGAAAAAGAGATGCTGGTTGCCCTGCCCACCGGCCCCAAAAAAAACGTGGTCTACGGCAAAGGGATTGCCATGGACAAAGGGCTTTCCGGCTGGGTCTATCGCAACGGCCAACCGGCCCGGGTAAGCAATGTCAACGCCGATGTCCGCTTTGACGGCGGCATGGACAAGAATATCGATTTTATCACCCGCTCCATCCTTGCCGTGCCCCTGCATGTGAACGGAGAATGTATCGGTGCCGTTGAGGCGCTGAATAAAAGCGACGACAATTTCACCCAACACGACATGAATGTCCTTGCCATCCTTGCCAATATGCTTGCCAATGTCATGGTCGGTGTTTTATGTCTCCAGACCACAAACCCTTGA
- the rlmD gene encoding 23S rRNA (uracil(1939)-C(5))-methyltransferase RlmD — protein sequence MSKSVELTVDKVIKGGLGLGRLSDGQVVMVPRVLPGERVRVQLRRQHKQYQEADLLEVLTPSEHRIPPICSVYDTCGGCDFQHATYEEQLRLKNGILGETLCRAGLCREEELPALLGAPLASPQPFGYRQRIRLQVAQGVVGYFGRQSHSLVPVSRCPLAGEGINSVLADLLKSRPFQSLMVLASAIELLENPGHNSVILLIHYTRKTRPAEHQAAKLLCQTLPKLAAVIFSVEGQTKGPYFTERGEVQPSELRVEFSLPGELCGQPLTLGLEPGGFCQVNLGQNENCIKLLLEWTREMQPAKVLDLFCGMGNFSLPLSMQGWEVTGMDMQRSTIRSGVRNAEAAGLGDRCQFSQESATKAARRLLAEKSTFDCLLLDPPRSGCADLIPLLPGLNARQIIYISCDPATLARDLAGLIQAGYRLAEVRLVDMFPQTAHQETMVRLERE from the coding sequence ATGAGCAAATCCGTGGAACTCACGGTTGACAAGGTAATCAAGGGTGGCCTTGGCCTGGGGCGTCTGTCCGATGGCCAGGTGGTCATGGTGCCGCGCGTGCTGCCCGGAGAGAGGGTGCGGGTGCAACTGCGCCGTCAGCACAAGCAGTACCAGGAAGCGGACCTCTTGGAGGTGCTTACCCCCTCGGAGCACCGGATACCTCCCATTTGCTCGGTGTACGACACCTGCGGCGGCTGCGATTTCCAGCACGCCACCTATGAAGAGCAGCTCCGCCTGAAAAACGGAATCCTTGGGGAGACCCTCTGCCGGGCCGGGTTGTGCCGGGAGGAAGAGCTTCCCGCTCTTTTGGGAGCCCCCCTGGCCTCGCCCCAGCCCTTTGGCTATCGGCAGCGGATCAGATTGCAGGTGGCGCAGGGAGTGGTGGGATATTTCGGCCGCCAGAGCCACAGCCTGGTCCCTGTTTCCCGCTGCCCCCTGGCCGGAGAGGGCATCAATTCGGTACTTGCCGACCTTTTAAAGAGCAGACCGTTCCAGTCCCTTATGGTCTTGGCCTCGGCCATCGAGCTGCTCGAAAACCCCGGTCACAACTCGGTTATCCTGCTCATCCATTACACCAGAAAAACCCGGCCCGCCGAGCACCAGGCCGCCAAACTCTTATGCCAGACGTTGCCCAAGCTTGCGGCAGTGATCTTCAGCGTGGAAGGCCAGACCAAGGGGCCGTATTTCACCGAGAGGGGAGAGGTTCAGCCAAGCGAGCTGCGGGTGGAGTTTTCCCTGCCTGGTGAGCTGTGCGGTCAGCCCTTGACCCTTGGCCTGGAACCAGGGGGGTTCTGCCAGGTGAATCTTGGCCAGAACGAAAACTGCATCAAGCTGTTGCTGGAGTGGACCCGGGAGATGCAGCCTGCCAAGGTGCTGGATCTTTTCTGCGGCATGGGCAACTTCTCCCTTCCCCTGTCCATGCAGGGTTGGGAGGTGACCGGCATGGACATGCAGCGCTCCACCATCCGCAGCGGTGTGCGCAATGCCGAGGCCGCAGGGCTTGGTGACCGCTGCCAATTCAGCCAGGAAAGCGCCACCAAGGCAGCCAGACGTCTGCTGGCCGAAAAGTCCACCTTTGATTGCCTCCTCCTCGACCCGCCCCGTTCCGGCTGCGCCGACCTCATCCCCCTGCTGCCCGGTCTTAACGCCCGGCAGATCATCTACATCTCCTGCGACCCCGCCACCCTGGCCCGTGATCTGGCCGGGCTTATCCAGGCCGGCTACCGTCTGGCCGAAGTCCGTCTGGTGGACATGTTCCCGCAAACCGCCCATCAGGAAACCATGGTGCGGTTGGAACGGGAATAG
- a CDS encoding HNH endonuclease produces MKQLHLYISNDEPEPQKDKRAFDTSLGSPSPEMGYEKYLQSQEWHNKRKYAIYKAGHRCQRCGKSPKILQVHHKHYDTLYRERLEDIEVLCVSCHRVADGDREYWSAFETWAYKVYGEYWYDYDEERLREAFDDWFEEKENDYW; encoded by the coding sequence ATGAAACAGCTCCATCTCTATATATCCAATGATGAGCCAGAGCCTCAAAAAGACAAAAGGGCTTTTGACACTTCCCTAGGATCTCCAAGTCCAGAAATGGGCTACGAAAAGTATCTGCAATCCCAAGAATGGCACAACAAACGAAAGTATGCCATATACAAGGCAGGCCATCGTTGTCAGAGATGCGGTAAGAGCCCGAAAATTCTTCAAGTCCACCATAAACATTACGACACTTTATATCGCGAAAGACTTGAAGACATTGAGGTCTTGTGCGTCTCTTGCCATCGTGTAGCAGACGGTGACCGTGAATATTGGTCAGCATTTGAAACGTGGGCATATAAAGTTTACGGAGAATACTGGTACGACTACGACGAAGAAAGGCTCCGAGAGGCGTTTGATGATTGGTTTGAGGAGAAAGAAAATGATTATTGGTGA
- a CDS encoding D-alanyl-D-alanine carboxypeptidase/D-alanyl-D-alanine-endopeptidase yields the protein MKKRSISALLLWKQGATRRVFFLSLGLCLALPGSLFAGGGQSLDTLVENGGIILTRNGATIYERNPDSQFMPASVQKIGTALAAIRILGKEYRFTTRFYLDNDQDLYIQGLADPLLVSEEVALIVASLRVRGLTAVRNIHVDDSGCRLGNGTEGASNTLNPYDAQNSCLAVNFNTINFIKSADSGVRSAEEQTPTLPLMRELAQGLPPGTHRVNATASSNQSLRYVGELFAAMCKKQGVTMRGEIIPGPVPEGLKLLYEHASSKSLDEVLTGLLKYSNNFIANQLFLAIGAKEYGWPATWDKGQRAMTEFYRNELGLSEKDIVVREGSGLSRQNRVTPRGMLAILEAFKPHAGLLPFENNCQRKSGTMTGVYGYAGYFAGARGLDSFVLLLNQPKNTRDQVLELLGAMHGAKGRRKN from the coding sequence ATGAAAAAAAGGAGCATTTCCGCATTGTTGCTCTGGAAACAGGGGGCCACGCGGCGCGTTTTTTTTCTCAGCCTGGGGTTGTGTCTCGCCCTGCCCGGTTCGCTCTTTGCCGGAGGGGGGCAGAGTCTTGATACTTTGGTGGAGAACGGCGGGATTATCCTGACCAGAAACGGGGCCACTATATATGAGCGCAACCCGGACAGCCAGTTCATGCCGGCCAGCGTCCAGAAAATCGGCACGGCCCTAGCTGCCATCCGGATCTTGGGCAAGGAGTACCGCTTCACCACCCGCTTCTACCTCGATAATGATCAGGACCTCTATATCCAGGGGTTGGCTGACCCGTTGCTGGTTTCCGAAGAGGTGGCCCTGATTGTTGCCTCTCTCCGGGTCCGCGGGCTTACCGCAGTCCGAAATATCCATGTCGACGACAGCGGCTGCCGGCTTGGCAACGGGACCGAGGGGGCCAGCAATACCCTGAACCCCTATGATGCCCAGAACAGCTGCCTGGCGGTGAACTTCAACACCATCAATTTCATCAAGTCCGCGGATAGTGGGGTGCGTTCCGCAGAGGAGCAGACCCCTACCCTGCCGCTGATGCGCGAGTTGGCGCAGGGGCTGCCGCCCGGCACCCATCGGGTCAACGCCACAGCCAGCTCCAACCAAAGCCTGCGCTATGTTGGGGAGCTCTTCGCTGCCATGTGCAAGAAACAGGGGGTGACAATGCGCGGGGAGATCATCCCCGGCCCGGTGCCCGAGGGGCTCAAGCTGCTGTACGAGCACGCCTCAAGCAAGAGTCTGGACGAGGTGCTCACCGGGCTGCTCAAGTACTCCAACAACTTCATCGCCAACCAGCTTTTCCTGGCCATAGGCGCCAAAGAGTACGGCTGGCCCGCCACCTGGGACAAGGGGCAGCGGGCCATGACCGAATTTTACCGCAATGAGTTGGGACTTTCGGAAAAGGATATCGTGGTCCGCGAAGGCTCCGGCCTCTCTCGGCAGAACCGGGTGACGCCAAGGGGAATGCTCGCCATCCTGGAGGCATTCAAGCCCCATGCCGGGCTGCTGCCTTTTGAGAACAACTGCCAGCGCAAGTCCGGCACCATGACCGGGGTGTACGGGTATGCCGGATATTTTGCCGGAGCGCGCGGGCTGGACAGTTTTGTCCTCCTCCTCAACCAGCCGAAAAACACCAGGGATCAGGTGCTGGAGCTGCTTGGTGCCATGCACGGGGCCAAGGGGAGGCGCAAGAACTGA
- a CDS encoding rubrerythrin family protein has translation MSKTEKNLWEAFAGESQANRKYLAFADKADKEGHKQVARLFRAAAHAETIHAHAHLRALKAIGDTAANLKEAIGGETEEFQNMYPGMIAAAKEEGHKAGERSFSYANEVEKIHAALYQKALDSLDNEKETDVHVCSVCGYTCEGEAPEKCPVCGASQRAFEKIA, from the coding sequence ATGAGCAAGACCGAGAAGAATCTTTGGGAGGCCTTTGCCGGAGAATCCCAGGCAAATCGCAAGTATCTGGCCTTTGCCGACAAAGCGGACAAGGAAGGGCACAAGCAAGTCGCCAGACTTTTTCGTGCCGCGGCCCACGCGGAAACCATCCACGCCCACGCCCATCTCCGGGCCCTCAAAGCCATCGGCGATACCGCCGCCAACCTGAAAGAGGCCATCGGCGGCGAGACCGAGGAATTCCAGAACATGTATCCGGGGATGATTGCCGCAGCCAAGGAAGAAGGACACAAGGCGGGCGAGCGCAGTTTCAGCTATGCCAACGAGGTGGAAAAAATCCATGCCGCCCTGTACCAGAAGGCTCTCGACAGCCTGGACAACGAGAAGGAGACCGACGTCCATGTCTGTTCGGTATGCGGCTACACCTGCGAGGGCGAAGCGCCGGAAAAATGTCCGGTGTGCGGTGCCAGTCAGCGGGCTTTTGAGAAGATCGCCTAA
- a CDS encoding 3-isopropylmalate dehydratase small subunit has translation MKEFGGKALFLDRNDINTDEIIPAKYLTENTKLALQPYILEDLKLGGFDPRKDIAGKGVIITRANFGCGSSREHAVWVFEVNDINVVIAESFARIFRQNMYNCGMLAIELPKKDIETLFGLGESVEVKVDLAGCTLTAQGSKKVAISFNLNEFDKNLVEAGGWLAYADKNY, from the coding sequence ATGAAAGAGTTTGGCGGCAAAGCGCTGTTTCTTGACAGAAACGACATCAATACCGACGAGATCATCCCGGCCAAGTACCTGACCGAAAACACCAAGCTGGCCCTGCAGCCCTATATCCTGGAAGACCTGAAATTGGGGGGCTTTGACCCGCGCAAGGATATCGCGGGCAAGGGGGTTATCATCACCCGGGCCAATTTCGGCTGCGGTTCCTCACGGGAGCATGCGGTCTGGGTTTTCGAGGTCAACGACATCAACGTGGTCATCGCCGAGAGTTTTGCCCGCATCTTCCGGCAGAACATGTACAACTGCGGCATGCTGGCCATCGAGCTGCCGAAAAAGGATATCGAGACCCTTTTTGGTCTGGGGGAGTCGGTGGAGGTTAAAGTGGATCTGGCCGGTTGCACGCTTACGGCCCAGGGCAGCAAGAAGGTGGCGATCTCCTTTAATCTGAACGAGTTCGACAAAAATCTCGTGGAAGCAGGCGGTTGGCTTGCCTATGCGGATAAAAACTATTAG
- a CDS encoding extracellular solute-binding protein, with the protein MKIFFSALLALLFALPSSVFGAQGISIDGIVKYPPGFHKFDYASDKARKGGQLVLHDLGSYDKLNPFTLKGTSPAGLEDLVFETLAVPSLDEPFASYGLIAKDIVVAEDRLSVTFTIHEAARFSDGTPITPEDVKFSLDTLKSPAASPSYQIYFQDITSAEVLDPHRVRFHFSQRNRELHMIASQLPVFSKKFYTSHPFDAPDMTPPVASGPYLIKEVIPGKSITYARNPHYWGKDLNVRRGMFNFDTIVYKYFKDQIVAVEAFKAGEFDFMPVNIAKQWARDLDGPKFKRGELVRETLSHKNNAGMQGFVFNLRKPVFQDRMVRKALSLAFDFEWTNAALFFNQYTRCDSFFSNSAMSAKGLPAGLELSYLAPFRATLPPEVFTTPPTPFSTTPPASLRANLIQAKDILNQAGWRVQNGVLTNSAGQVLEFEILLVGAGFERVMEPYINNLKKLGVVVHSRVIDPALYIRRMDNFDFDMTVSVFGQAQSPGNEQRNYWHSLAAERKGSRNLIGIADPAVDQLVDRIIYAETQAELTAASKALDRVLWYGYYVVPNWYLAKHRIAYRNIFARPQTLPLYYSPSQALMTWWLVPTNQRH; encoded by the coding sequence ATGAAAATTTTCTTCTCCGCCCTGCTGGCTTTGCTTTTCGCCCTGCCCTCTTCTGTTTTTGGCGCCCAAGGGATCAGCATCGACGGGATAGTGAAATATCCTCCCGGTTTCCACAAGTTCGACTACGCTTCCGACAAGGCGCGGAAGGGCGGTCAGCTGGTCCTCCATGATCTCGGCAGCTATGACAAGCTCAACCCTTTTACCCTGAAGGGCACTTCCCCCGCAGGGCTTGAGGATCTGGTTTTTGAAACCCTGGCCGTGCCCAGTCTGGATGAGCCTTTTGCCTCCTACGGCCTGATCGCCAAGGATATCGTGGTGGCGGAAGACCGCTTGTCGGTCACCTTCACCATCCATGAAGCGGCCCGCTTTTCCGATGGCACGCCCATCACCCCCGAAGATGTGAAATTTTCGCTGGATACCCTGAAAAGCCCGGCGGCCAGCCCCTCGTACCAAATCTATTTTCAGGACATCACCTCCGCCGAGGTGCTTGACCCTCACCGGGTCCGCTTCCATTTTTCCCAGCGCAACCGCGAACTGCACATGATCGCCAGCCAGCTGCCGGTGTTCTCCAAGAAATTCTATACCTCCCATCCCTTTGACGCGCCGGACATGACGCCCCCCGTTGCCTCCGGCCCCTATCTGATCAAAGAGGTCATCCCCGGCAAATCCATCACCTATGCGCGGAATCCGCATTACTGGGGCAAGGATCTCAATGTCCGGCGCGGGATGTTCAACTTCGACACCATCGTCTACAAATACTTCAAGGATCAGATTGTGGCGGTGGAGGCCTTCAAGGCCGGGGAATTCGATTTTATGCCGGTTAATATCGCCAAGCAATGGGCCCGCGATCTGGACGGCCCCAAGTTCAAACGCGGCGAGCTTGTCCGGGAGACCCTGTCCCACAAGAATAACGCGGGCATGCAGGGTTTTGTCTTCAACCTGCGCAAGCCGGTTTTCCAGGACCGCATGGTGCGCAAAGCCCTGTCCCTGGCCTTTGATTTCGAATGGACCAATGCGGCCCTCTTTTTTAACCAGTACACCCGCTGCGACAGCTTTTTCAGCAATTCGGCCATGAGCGCCAAGGGCCTCCCCGCGGGACTTGAGCTTTCCTATCTCGCCCCTTTTCGCGCCACCCTGCCGCCAGAGGTGTTCACCACTCCCCCAACCCCTTTCAGCACCACCCCCCCTGCCAGCCTTCGCGCCAACCTGATCCAGGCCAAGGATATCCTCAACCAGGCGGGCTGGCGGGTACAGAACGGGGTCCTCACCAACTCCGCCGGTCAGGTGCTGGAGTTTGAAATCCTTCTGGTCGGCGCCGGTTTTGAGCGGGTGATGGAGCCTTACATCAATAACCTGAAAAAGCTCGGAGTGGTTGTCCATTCACGGGTTATCGACCCGGCCCTGTACATCCGCCGCATGGACAACTTTGATTTTGACATGACGGTCTCCGTCTTCGGCCAGGCCCAATCCCCGGGCAACGAACAGCGCAATTACTGGCATTCGCTCGCGGCCGAGCGCAAGGGCTCACGCAATCTTATCGGCATCGCCGATCCGGCGGTGGATCAGCTGGTGGACAGGATCATCTACGCCGAGACCCAGGCGGAGCTTACCGCCGCCAGCAAGGCGTTGGACCGGGTCCTCTGGTACGGCTATTATGTGGTGCCCAACTGGTATCTGGCCAAGCACCGGATCGCCTACCGCAACATCTTCGCCCGGCCGCAGACACTGCCCCTCTATTACTCCCCTTCCCAGGCCCTGATGACCTGGTGGCTGGTCCCGACAAACCAGCGGCACTGA
- a CDS encoding DNA-3-methyladenine glycosylase I translates to MQKQVSRCPWVDPTKKDYLDYHDREWGVPVHDDHRLFEFLTLEGAQAGLSWYTVLRKRGNYRLAFDHFDPEKVARYDESQVAALLGNPGIIRNRLKVLAAINNAQRFLEVQEAFGSFATYMWRFVDGRPIVHEIRTLSDYPATSPESEAMSKDLRQRGFKFVGSTICYAHMQAIGMVNDHSVDCFRRQEIIAAYAGMGS, encoded by the coding sequence ATGCAAAAACAGGTTAGCCGGTGTCCTTGGGTTGATCCCACCAAAAAAGATTACCTCGATTATCACGACCGAGAATGGGGTGTTCCTGTTCACGACGACCACCGCTTGTTCGAGTTCCTCACTCTAGAAGGCGCCCAGGCAGGGTTGAGTTGGTACACCGTGCTGCGCAAGCGGGGAAATTATCGCCTCGCCTTTGATCACTTCGACCCGGAAAAGGTGGCGCGATATGACGAGTCGCAGGTGGCAGCACTTCTGGGCAATCCCGGGATTATCCGCAATCGGCTGAAGGTACTGGCCGCAATCAATAACGCCCAAAGGTTTCTTGAGGTCCAGGAGGCATTCGGCAGTTTCGCTACCTATATGTGGCGGTTTGTTGATGGCAGGCCGATTGTGCATGAAATCAGAACGTTGAGCGATTACCCGGCTACCAGCCCGGAATCAGAGGCGATGAGCAAGGATCTGCGCCAGCGAGGGTTTAAATTCGTGGGCTCCACGATTTGCTATGCCCATATGCAGGCCATTGGGATGGTGAACGACCACAGCGTGGATTGTTTCCGCAGGCAGGAGATTATTGCTGCCTATGCTGGGATGGGGAGCTGA
- a CDS encoding HDOD domain-containing protein — protein sequence MTISLGKRLEQLDDLPSLPQSLHQVLSELEADGSTAASLECIIGEDPLLTARILRVANSPAYGSAKEISSVARAVTVLGFDEVRNLVVALSLSGSFSSDLGADGFNIRQLWLHLVATARVAQLLAQQIPTLKPDEMFTAGLIHDLGRVLSCLYLQEEMREIVETCRNEGVSMLEAEQKLGLSHAEVGTFLAVKWGFSDLLASVVRYHHAPVGAGNHEQAAALVFLADNITKKLGMGWDLSVDNEKLLVPRCLGLSSEAVKAAAKRLHEEKEDLVARWSQILFS from the coding sequence ATGACTATTTCCCTCGGCAAGCGGCTTGAGCAGCTGGACGATCTGCCTTCTCTGCCCCAGAGTCTGCATCAGGTTTTAAGTGAGCTCGAGGCGGACGGCTCAACCGCAGCCTCTTTGGAGTGCATCATCGGCGAAGATCCGCTGCTCACCGCGCGAATCCTTCGGGTGGCGAATTCGCCGGCTTACGGCTCCGCGAAAGAAATCAGCAGTGTGGCCAGGGCGGTTACCGTGCTGGGTTTTGATGAGGTTCGCAACCTGGTGGTGGCCTTATCCCTATCCGGTTCATTTTCTTCTGACCTGGGCGCGGATGGATTTAATATCCGGCAACTCTGGCTGCATCTGGTTGCCACCGCCAGGGTTGCCCAGCTTCTTGCCCAGCAGATTCCAACCCTCAAACCAGACGAGATGTTCACCGCCGGCTTGATCCATGATCTGGGGCGGGTTCTATCCTGTCTCTATCTCCAGGAGGAGATGCGGGAGATTGTCGAGACCTGCAGAAACGAAGGGGTGTCCATGCTGGAAGCGGAGCAGAAGCTTGGCCTTTCCCATGCCGAGGTGGGAACCTTTCTTGCCGTCAAATGGGGGTTCAGCGATCTTCTGGCCAGTGTGGTCCGCTATCATCATGCCCCTGTCGGGGCGGGGAATCACGAGCAGGCTGCGGCTTTGGTCTTTCTTGCGGACAACATTACGAAAAAGTTGGGAATGGGCTGGGATCTGTCCGTGGATAACGAGAAACTGCTGGTGCCACGATGTCTGGGGCTCAGCAGCGAGGCGGTCAAGGCGGCGGCCAAACGGTTGCACGAAGAAAAAGAGGATCTGGTTGCCAGATGGAGCCAGATCCTCTTCAGTTAG
- a CDS encoding 3-isopropylmalate dehydratase large subunit, giving the protein MGKTIAEKIFAAHLRDTPTAENVILDIDVVMCHEITTPIAITDLEARGMDRVFDTTKIKAVIDHVTPSKDSKTATQGKILRDWARRHKIVDFFDIGANGVCHALFPEKGFVRPGYTVIMGDSHTCTHGAFGAFAAGVGTTDLEVGILKGVCSFRTPETMRITITGTLQDGVSAKDVILFIIKELTVNGATDKIMEFVGPVVDSMSMEARMTLCNMAIEAGGTCGICLPDRVTAKYLWPFIKDQYESIDLAVEDFAKWHSDPDATYVQEMTLDVSKLVPQVTFGYKPDEVKDVTEMEGTPVDQVYIGSCTNGRIEDLRSAARILKGKTIAASVRGILSPATPKVYSQALEEGLIAIFMEAGFCVTNPTCGACLGMSNGVLAEGEICASTTNRNFNGRMGKGGIVHLMSPLTAAATAVLGHITDPRKLL; this is encoded by the coding sequence ATGGGTAAAACCATAGCTGAAAAGATTTTCGCCGCGCATCTGCGTGATACTCCAACCGCTGAAAATGTCATCCTCGATATCGACGTGGTCATGTGTCATGAAATCACTACGCCCATCGCCATTACCGATCTCGAGGCCCGCGGCATGGACCGGGTCTTTGACACCACCAAGATCAAGGCGGTCATCGACCATGTCACCCCATCCAAGGATTCCAAGACCGCCACCCAGGGCAAAATCCTCCGCGATTGGGCACGGCGCCACAAGATTGTAGATTTTTTCGACATCGGGGCCAACGGCGTCTGCCATGCCCTCTTCCCGGAAAAGGGCTTTGTCCGCCCCGGCTACACGGTGATCATGGGTGATTCGCACACCTGCACCCACGGGGCTTTCGGCGCCTTTGCCGCAGGGGTGGGCACCACCGATCTGGAGGTTGGCATCTTGAAGGGGGTCTGCTCCTTCCGCACCCCGGAAACCATGCGGATCACCATCACCGGCACTCTGCAGGACGGCGTCTCCGCCAAGGATGTGATCCTCTTCATCATCAAGGAACTGACGGTGAACGGGGCCACCGACAAAATCATGGAGTTTGTCGGCCCGGTGGTGGACTCCATGAGTATGGAAGCGCGGATGACCCTGTGCAACATGGCCATCGAGGCCGGGGGTACCTGCGGCATCTGCCTGCCCGACCGGGTGACCGCCAAATACCTCTGGCCGTTTATCAAGGATCAGTACGAATCCATCGATCTGGCGGTGGAAGACTTTGCCAAGTGGCATTCCGACCCCGACGCGACCTATGTTCAGGAAATGACCCTGGACGTCTCCAAGCTCGTGCCCCAGGTGACCTTCGGCTACAAGCCCGACGAGGTGAAGGACGTCACCGAGATGGAAGGTACCCCGGTGGATCAGGTGTACATCGGTTCCTGCACCAACGGCCGCATCGAGGATTTGCGTTCCGCGGCCCGGATTCTGAAAGGAAAAACGATCGCCGCCAGTGTGCGCGGCATCCTCTCTCCGGCCACGCCCAAGGTCTATTCCCAGGCTCTGGAAGAGGGGCTGATCGCCATCTTCATGGAGGCCGGCTTTTGTGTGACCAACCCCACCTGCGGTGCCTGTCTGGGTATGAGCAACGGGGTTTTGGCCGAAGGCGAGATCTGCGCTTCCACCACCAACCGGAATTTCAACGGCCGGATGGGCAAGGGCGGCATCGTTCACCTGATGAGCCCGCTTACCGCCGCGGCCACCGCAGTGCTCGGCCATATCACCGACCCGCGAAAGCTTCTCTAG